From Quercus robur chromosome 8, dhQueRobu3.1, whole genome shotgun sequence:
GATTTAAAAACATAGATTGAAGAAAAGATCGGAGGAAAAGATGTTTGACTTTGATTCTAAGTTTTAACTGAAGttatttctcccaaaaaaaaaaagttttaactaAAGTTGGGGAGCATGAGTAGTTATTTCCTATATTGGTCCCTACACAAAATGCCCCCAATAACTCTGCTGTGTTTAGtgttaaataataaatgttcGACCACTATTGGTCGTAGCCCATCAATTCTTGTCTCTCCTTTATTTGTTATCAAATGAAATGCGCAAATTATGGAAGagtatcttattattatttaggaGAGTTTCACGAGATTTCTCTTTTATAATGTCTGTAATATAAGTGAGTTTTATATGTTTAAATCTCACATACTGTGATATGATAATCTTGtgatattgaaaaaattattatcattattttattagacttaaaaaataagttaaactAAAACAAAAGTATAACTATATTGTGGCAGTTCTCTGTGGCGGCTAGGGTTTCCTACTCTTTACGGTAGCAGCAAGGTTTCCCTTCTTTTCGGAGAAGGAGGTTGAGTCCCCTCTAGTACTTCGATATTAGTAGGGCGGTGAGTAGGTTTTACTTCTTGTATGCGTTTGTAGGGCTTGTGGGAACTCAGGTATGGAGGATTTAGAAAACAGATGGCAGCGTTTGTCACTAACAGAGAGTGAAGAGAGGAAAGTGGGCCTGACTAGGAATAAGAAGAATTTGAACTTTGTCCTGGCTGCGAAATTTTTCACAAGGAGATCCATCAACATTGAAGCAGTAGCAAGAACCTTCCATCCGATATGGCGTACTCGAGGTAGTTTTGAGGTGAGTGACGGGGGTAATAATATTGCATTAATTGCGTTTGAATTGGAAGTTGATGTGGAGAAGGTTCTCCAAGGCGAGCCGTGGGCTTTTGATCGCCATCTCGTGGCTTTTCTAAGGTATGATGGGACAGTGCCAATCCAAAATCTTCGGTTTGAGAAGACGACTTTTTGGGTTCAACTCCACAACCTTTCGTTTGCGCTTTTAACGGTGGAGGCAGCCATGAGCATTGGTGAAACAATTGGGACTGTTGTTAAATCTAAGGATGTGGGGGAGATGCGAGGAGGTAATTTTATGCGTATTCGCGTGGAGGTGGATATTACAAAACCCTTATGCAGAGGGAGGAAGATCTCTTGGGATGGACAGGGGAATGATTGGGTGGCTTTTATGTATGAACGTTTGCCGAATATTTGTTACTGGTGCGGCCAAGTTTCGCATGATGATAAAGATTGTATTTTATGGCTTAGTAGTAAAGGATCTTTACAGTTGAGTGAGCAGCAATTTGGTCCATGGTTACGAGCTCCGCAATTCAACCCGGCCAGGAAATCCATTGTGGAGGTGAAAGGCTATGAGGTAACACGTAAGCCTTCAACTAACGCAAGGCAGGTTGGCCAAGACGTTGCAGTAAGGGATCAAACGAGGTTGTTTCAGGGTGCAACAGAGGCGGTGGGTGCAGGGCTGGTTCCGGACTGTGATCAAGAAGGTGGGAGTGCAATGGAGGCTGAACTATACGGACAAGAGCTGGGGAATGAAGGTGAGTTGCTGGTCACGACGGGGAAGGGTGCTTTGATCGGTGCCTAGGACTTTGAGGAGGCTATACGCGATATTGATGAAGCAATCCAATTTGGCATTAAGAGCTCAACCCCTACGGAAGTTAATCCCCATACGTTGCTGGTTTAGGAGGAGAGTCTAGTGTTAGGTGGGGATGCTGCTGAAAGGAATGAAGGGCCGAACTTGGAGTCACAGGAGTTGGAGGTTTTGGGTAATTCGGTATTGGGTATTCCATGCACTAAGAGTCATGCAGTGAGAGACAATAATTTGGATGGGGGTTCAACAGGTGTGACTGAATGTGGTAGTCAGGGGCTGAGTTCtttgaataataatttaaaaggcATGCGTCGCACTCAAGGTAGACCACGAAGTAAAAAGGGTGAACATGTAAGGGTTGGTTTAAAGACTTCAGGCCGAGGGAGAGGGCAGAAAGTTGGGGGCAGCACGACTAGTTCTAGTAATGAGATTGATACTAGTGTGGAAAGTGGGTAAAAGAGAAAAGGAGGTGCTAGTTACATGCATGTTGATACAGAGGAGGGTGGGGAAAAACGTTTGAAAATAGATGAGGTGTCTAGTAATCTAAGTGCTTCAATGGCATTGAATTCAACATCGGCGGAGGTTGCTGAGCAACCCCGCCGGGAGCTATGAGTCTTCTCAGTTGGAACTACcaggggcttgggaacctcCAGACAGTTAAAGCCTTGGAAAAGGCTATTAAGAAGGAAGATCCCATTATTGTCTTCTTGATGAAGACAAAGTCCAGTGAGGAATGGATGGAGAAGGTTAAGAACGAGTGTAATATGAAAAAAAGTTGGGTAGTGCCAAGCAATGGAAGGAGTGGGGGCTTAGCTTTATTGTGGaaagatgaaataaaaattgagcTCTTAACATTTTCTTTGAATCACATTGATGTGTTAGTTTCTGATGGTCGGGGGTTGGGTAGATGGCATTTGACTGGCTTCTATGGCAATCCTGAAACAACTAGGCGACTTGAGTCTTGGGCGAAGTTAAAACATTTGAAGGGGGTGGCAGCCCTTCCATGGCTAGTtattggggattttaatgagcTAACTAGCTTATCTGAAAAAGAAGGAGGGGGTGGGCGACCTCGACAACAGATGGGTAATTTTATTgatgttattaatttttgtgatctaaaagATATTGGTTTTGTAGGGCCCAGGTTTACTTGGATTTATCAAAAGGCAGATGGTACTCAAATTCGGGAACGATTGGATCGTGCTTTGGCTACGGCGGTGTGGTTGGAATTATTTCCAGCTGCTAAACTATACCATCAATCTACTTTGGCTTCTGATCATTCAATGTTACTCCTTCGTATGGTGGCTGGTTCCAAATGTAAGAGGGTGAAGCGAAGTTTTAAGTTTGAATCTATGTGGCTGAAGGAATCCAGTTGTGAGGAAGTGGTGCGGTCTGCATGAGAGGAAGGTGTAATTGCATCTTCGGGTTGGGAGCTGAATAGTTgtttgaagatttgctgtgatAGATTGGAGGCATGGAACAAAGATGTTTTCGGTCATGTTGGAAGAAACATATCAGACTTGCAACGAAGACTTGAGTGGCTGGAATCTCAACCTTCAAATCCGGAGTTGATTCAAGCATTAAAATTTACAAGAGATGAATTGAATTGTCGGCTAGAAAAGGAGGATACAATGTGGAGACAACGAGCTAGGCTAAATTGGTTTCAAGGTGGGGATCGTAACACAAGTTTCTTTCATGCTAAAGCTTCATCAAGGCAAAGGAAGAATTTGATAGAAGGGCTAATGGATGCTGATGGCGTTTGGCAAGAGGATGAGGGTAAGATTgaggaggtggtggtggagtattacaataatttttcactTCTAGTAGCCCATCAGACTTTTCAAAGCTTCTCCAAGCTATACAGCCGAAGGTTACTCCCTCTGTGAATAAAATGTTGCTCAAGCCTTTTACTGGAGAGGAACTCAGATTGGCATTAAAGCAAATGTACCCTCTAAAGGGCcctggtcaggacaggatgcCACCTCTTTTCTTTCAGCACTTTTGGTCGACTAGTGGTGAGGTGGTCACTAATACGGTACTCAATTTccttaattttggtatttttcctCCTAATTTCAATGATACTAGTATTGTGCTTATCCCACAAGTTAAAGAACCAAAAATGGTTACTGATTATAGGCCTATTAGCCTATGTAATGTGGTTTACAAAATGGCTTCTAAGGCTATTGCTAATAGACTGAAGAAGATTTTGCCATCTATTATTAGTGATACCCAAAGTGCTTTTGTGCATGGAAGGTTAATCACTGATAATGTGATAGTTGCTTTTGAAACTATGCATCACATTAGTCAGAAAAAGGGAGGAAAGATAGGGGAAATGGCGCTTAAACTCGATATGAGAAAGGTCTATGATCGGGTGGAATGGACTTGCCTTGATAAAATTATGGAGAAATTGGGTTTTGTGGAACATTGGAGAAGGTTAATTATGCAATGTGTGTCCACTGTTTCTTATGCCATTAATATTAATGGGCATCCTAGAGGCCGTATTATTCCTTCTAGGGGTATCCAACAAGGTGACCCCCTATCACCTTATCTTTTCTTGTTATGTGCAGAAGGTCTTTCAGCTCTCATAAAATCTTCAGTGGAGAATGGCTCTTTGGAGGGTCTTGTTGTTTCTCGTGGTGGTCCAAAGCTTTCTCatctattttttgcagatgatagtctgATATTTTGTAAGGCTACTCTAGATAATTGTGAAGCCTTGCAAAGAATATTGGAAGTTTATGAAAGGGCTTCGGGTCAACAATTAAATAGAGCCAAGACGTCTTTGTTCTTTAGTAGCAATACATCACATGAAGTCCAAGAGGAGATAAAGCAAAGGTTTGGTGCCCAAGTTATTAAACAACATGAGAAGTATCTTGGTCTACCGTCTCTTGTGGGTAGGAACAAAAGGAGTACATTTAATGCCATAAAGGATAAGGTGGGGAAGAAATTGGAgggttggaaggaaaattttttatcaaaggCGGGTAAGGAGATTCTTATTAAGGCAGTGGCTCAGGCTATCCCTACATACACCATGAGTTGCTTTAAAATACCGGATGCCCTTTGTGAGGATCTGACAACTATGATTCGTAacttttggtggggacaaaggaagaatgagaaaaagatAGCTTGGCTTAGTTGGGAGAAGATGTGTGAACTGAAGGCCAATGGTGGTATGGGGTTCAAAAAGCTGTAACAATTATATTTGGCTCTTCTTGCTAAGCAAGAATGGAGACTCCAAACGGATCAAAACTCTCTGATGTACAAGGTTTTAAAGGCTAAATATTTCCCACGTTGTGACTTTTTTGAAGCAAAAATTGGCTGTAATCCTTCTTATACTTGGCGAAGTATTATAGCTGCGCAAAATATAGTTAAGGAGGGTATGAGGTGGAGGGTAGGGAATGGAGAGCGAATCCGAGTATGGGAGGATAAATGGTTGCCTTTATCTTCCACGTATAAGGTGGTGTCtcctaatttgtttttgaatgggAACACTCGGGTTAGTGGCCTCATTGATTCATCAAGTGCTAGTTGGAAAGTCTCTGTCAttgatgttttgtttttgcCTCATGAAGTTGAATTGATAAAGAGCATTCGATTAAGTTCTAGACTGCCTGAGGACAAACTGATCTGGGCTTTGTCCCCTAATGGCCAATTTAGTGTTCGAAGCGCTTATTCTTTGGCTGTGTCCATCTCCTAAGCCATAGGAAGAGGTGCTAGTTCGGATGCAGGTCTGGTTAGAAGGTTTTGGAAGAAAGTTTGGAGTTTACCAGTTCCACAAAAGACACGTCATTTTGTATGGAGGGCTTGCCGTGAGGCTCTTCCTACAAAGGTCAATCTTGCTTGACGAAAAGTGGTGCTAGATGACACTTGTGATGCATGTGGGTTGATGGCTGAGTCTACAGGTCACGTGTTATGGGGCTGTGTCAAGGCTCAAGAGGCGTGGTCATGTTCAAAGCTGGTGGGCTTGGTGGATCGGTTTGACTGTTGTTCTTTCATGGACCTGCTGTGGAAAATGGTTATTCTAGATCGGGTTGAAGAGGATAAGGTGGCTAGGATGGTTACCATAGCTTGGGCATTGTGGTTTCATCAGAATGAGGTTAGACTCAGTGGTGTAAGGAAGGCCGGCAAGGATGTGGTGAGGTGGGCGACGCAATATTTGGAGGAGTACTGGGCAGCAAATGAGTGTGGGAGGTCTGCACCAGTAGTAGTGGAGAGGACTGGGTCTTGGCTTCCTCCTCAGGCAAATTGGTTTAAGATCAATGTGGATGGGGATGTGTTTGCATCTCAGAAGGCAGTGGGCTTGGGTGTTATAATTAGGGATGATAGAGGACGAGTAGAGGCAGCGATGAGTAAGAAGGTTTTGGATCTGTTGGGTGCGTTGGAGACAGAGGCCAAAGCGTTTGAAGCTGGGTTGCTCCTTGCGAGGGACATTGGTATCCAAGATGTTATTTTGGAGGGTGATTCATTGGTCATTTACAATGCTCTTTGTGAAGTTTCCTTACCACCTTCATTAGTAACTTCGATTGTGGATGGGATGCGGGATTTATGTAAGGTCTTTAGGCGGCTTGAATTTTCTCATGTAAAAAGAAAGGGCAATAGACCAGCCCATTTATTAGCTAAGTATGCGGGAGGCATAGATGATTTTATTGTATGGATGGAAGAGAATCCTTACTTTCTTGAGCAAGCTCTTCCACATGATGTTCTTTCTTGACTATTTTGAAtaaagttttcagtttcttataaaaaaaaaaagtataactatattgatgaaaaaaacttatttacaTCTATTGAAAAGATTCTTATCATGGCTCTACCCGTAATTATTTACTCTTCATTAACTACAGCCCAAAACAAGTCTCCAGCCTGCAGGTTCATTAAGTGAATCAATAccaaaggttctctctctctctctcaaatttctaTTAAGTAGAAACTCTACAAAATGcaacacaacacacacacacacagagctgAATCGAATTCAAAGCTCAGGTCGAATCAATTAAACCATTTACGTTATTCTTTTCTCCCTCCTCAACAATGATAATagcctagttttgtttgattaaaaGACAAAACCTGTGTTTAGAGAAGCCAACAAATGCGCGGATTGGCTGGCAAAATGGGGCAGTGCAAT
This genomic window contains:
- the LOC126696240 gene encoding uncharacterized protein LOC126696240; the protein is MAESTGHVLWGCVKAQEAWSCSKLVGLVDRFDCCSFMDLLWKMVILDRVEEDKVARMVTIAWALWFHQNEVRLSGVRKAGKDVVRWATQYLEEYWAANECGRSAPVVVERTGSWLPPQANWFKINVDGDVFASQKAVGLGVIIRDDRGRVEAAMSKKVLDLLGALETEAKAFEAGLLLARDIGIQDVILEGDSLVIYNALCEVSLPPSLVTSIVDGMRDLCKVFRRLEFSHVKRKGNRPAHLLAKYAGGIDDFIVWMEENPYFLEQALPHDVLS